In one Nicotiana sylvestris chromosome 8, ASM39365v2, whole genome shotgun sequence genomic region, the following are encoded:
- the LOC104219241 gene encoding uncharacterized protein gives MAEKTKMDYTHPLFLQPSDTPGLVLIPIQLTGSENYGLWSRSMRLALKAKCKLGFINGTCIKASFEANLHEKWETCNAIVHSWIMNSVSKDLLSGIIYALDAHAVWEDLKEHFDKELWAEYDVLVPSPNCGCVKSKEYIEHLHQQILMQLLDGLNDTYDQAKRQILMKTTKPTLNQAYAMVIQNESQQSLGGIAMEEKVDPMAMEAGRDFRVKKGHQERDYRPKEAFTAVNNVEGPAKTSNSRRTSQQKGGDFFFTEAQYQRILHLLSKDAHNDNQTQANMADNKLENVLYVPDFKFNLMFVSKLTRDIQCGALFLPKLCGFQDLYSGRVKGIGKKTGGLYLLRGRGTRQLAAALISTLQKNEVSGDLWHRRLGHPSLPVMKHISFLHNKVDNAIHNKCSIFPLAK, from the exons ATGGCGGAGAAAACGAAGATGGATTACACCCATCCTTTATTCTTACAACCTTCCGATACTCCAGGATTAGTGTTGATTCCAATCCAACTCACAGGTTCTGAGAATTATGGCTTGTGGAGTAGATCCATGCGGCTTGCACTTAAGGCAAAGTGCAAATTAGGGTTCATCAATGGAACATGCATTAAAGCATCATTTGAAGCTAATCTCCATGAGAAATGGGAGACATGCAATGCAATAGTGCATTCGTGGATTATGAACTCTGTCTCAAAGGATTTATTGAGTGGAATCATTTATGCATTAGATGCACATGCTGTGTGGGAGGATCTAAAGGAACACTTTGATAAG GAGCTATGGGCAGAGTATGATGTGTTGGTACCATCCCCAAACTGTGGATGTGTGAAGTCGAAGGAGTATATAGAGCACTTGCATCAACAGATATTGATGCAGCTTTTGGATGGCTTGAATGATACATATGATCAAGCTAAAAGGCAGATTTTAATGAAAACAACTAAGCCTACTCTCAATCAGGCATATGCTATGGTCATACAAAATGAAAGTCAACAATCCTTAGGTGGTATTGCGATGGAAGAGAAGGTAGATCCTATGGCAATGGAAGCAGGAAGGG ATTTCAGAGTAAAGAAAGGGCATCAAGAGAGAGATTATAGACCTAAAGAAGCTTTTACTGCAGTTAACAATGTAGAAGGGCCAGCAAAAACATCTAATTCTCGGAGAACATCACAACAGAAAGGAGGAGATTTTTTCTTCACTGAGGCACAATATCAACGGATTCTGCACTTGCTCAGCAAGGATGCACACAATGACAATCAAACACAAGCCAATATGGCAG ATAACAAACTAGAAAATGTATTGTATGTTCCCGACTTTAAGTTCAACCTAATGTTTGTCTCAAAACTAACCAGGGACATACAATGTGGTGCTCTTTTCCTGCCCAAACTGTGTGGCTTTCAGGACCTTTACAGTGGCAGGGTGAAGGGGATTGGTAAGAAAACTGGTGGACTTTATTTGCTGAGGGGAAGAGGAACAAGACAGTTAGCAGCTGCTCTTATCAGCACATTGCAGAAGAATGAAGTTTCAGGAGACCTTTGGCACAGGAGATTAGGACATCCTTCATTACCAGTGATGAAACATATTTCTTTCTTGCATAATAAAGTAGACAATGCAATACATAATAAGTGCTCCATTTTCCCCTTGGCTAAATAA